A region from the Thermoplasmatales archaeon genome encodes:
- a CDS encoding enterobactin exporter EntS: protein MSSNAEGVFKNRNFRNYFGMNLSSRSATSVLGLVIVFYVFSVTASSIDVAIVGVTETLSAVILSLPAGVWVDRYNRIKLLVLSNAVRVLSVTILVLFSEFYGFSLIAVIVLLFSWNGASELYRSTSYSVLPDLVGNDRLASANGIIRTGTSLFSAVSNALGGTLILLVGASIALSYGSIGFLIAFLFSLMLLVSSKGTVKHNSQKREDKKNGFSEIREGFTWLLSQRGLFWLTMSALPFNL, encoded by the coding sequence GTGAGTAGTAACGCAGAAGGTGTATTCAAAAATAGGAATTTTAGAAATTACTTTGGAATGAACTTAAGTTCAAGATCCGCCACCTCTGTTCTTGGCTTGGTAATAGTCTTTTACGTTTTTTCAGTTACTGCGTCATCAATAGACGTCGCAATAGTTGGAGTAACTGAAACTCTGAGCGCCGTCATTTTATCACTCCCGGCAGGTGTATGGGTTGACAGGTACAATCGCATTAAGTTGCTGGTATTATCAAATGCAGTCAGGGTTCTGAGCGTAACAATTCTGGTCCTTTTTTCAGAATTTTATGGGTTCAGCTTAATCGCAGTAATCGTTTTGTTATTTTCTTGGAACGGTGCCTCTGAGCTCTATAGGTCGACGAGCTACTCTGTGCTTCCGGATTTGGTCGGAAACGACAGGTTGGCGAGTGCAAATGGTATCATTAGAACAGGAACGAGTTTATTCTCTGCAGTTTCCAATGCCTTAGGTGGAACTCTAATCCTTCTTGTTGGGGCTTCTATTGCATTGTCTTACGGTTCTATTGGTTTTTTGATCGCTTTCCTCTTTTCCCTCATGCTCCTAGTCTCCAGTAAAGGCACTGTCAAACACAATTCTCAGAAGAGAGAGGATAAAAAAAATGGGTTCTCGGAAATTCGTGAAGGATTCACGTGGCTGCTTTCTCAACGGGGTCTTTTCTGGCTAACCATGTCGGCTTTACCGTTTAATCTCTAA